In Hevea brasiliensis isolate MT/VB/25A 57/8 chromosome 13, ASM3005281v1, whole genome shotgun sequence, a single genomic region encodes these proteins:
- the LOC110647675 gene encoding uncharacterized protein LOC110647675 — protein MEKEAAATNENTSLFPLFAASTGTQQISSTTAATTTTVSPPEWLCNTSFTTNLSVINDTVSSLQKDHTRTESDQEEDDSSPQRPQLKPPPSSASYELLEEEEEEVYSHSDSDVDSGSERKTKKRKEKPYKKKKNRRKRSRGEDADVHVGSRKSNVRAWADSHTKPAKDYYFDSHGDADNLVYGSLYRMDVPRYKPYNHTKLSAMDFHGLYRFNRRSAMFDRDDDIDALDVKLKSNGRYWSGKYAALEFQKNLKRLRLVAPKQHVLDGSDDYIPFSDTKLSQEGVHRGSISKASLVEESWEDEVLRKSREFNQLTRENPHDEKVWLDFAEFQDRVAKMQPQKGARLQMLEKKISILEKAVELNPDNEELLLCLLKAYQSRDSTDMLIGRWEKVLMGHSGSSKLWKEYLHVVQGEFSRFKVSNMRKIYAHAIQALSTACSKQFRQVYQNAKASSLDPAIVQLELGLVDVFLSLCRFEWQAGYQELATALFQAEIEFSLFCPSLLLSEHSKLRLFEHFWNGNGPRVGEEGAVGWSSWLEKEEETRQKTLKEEETLHDDERGGWTGWSEPLPKFTETDKSPANATDDNVASEELQDEFENEEIKQEDDTEALLKQLGIDVDTGPNSDIKNTSTWIRWSEEESLRDCKQWMPVHGESDGISQSIGTPDREDDEQFLRVILFEDVSEYLFSLRSEEARLSLICQFIEFFGGDVSKWICTNSSSCTEQILSMEVLPNSIVRNLSLTGNGLVFLLGNTSDHSKQTDVMKFLRNAILLCLTAFPRNHILEEAALVAEELSVTRMDSSTPCRALAKYLLKSDRQDLLLCGVYAQREAASGNIDHARRVFDMALSSIDGLPLHLQSNAPLLYFWYAEAELANSYGNTQESSPRALHILSCLGTGPKYYPFEHKPSGLQLLRAHQGFKEKMRTVQSAWVRGVVDDQSIALICSAALFEELTTGWAAGIGVVDEALTMVLPERRRHSYQLEFLFNYYMRMLLRHHKQSSSSKLWESISQGLQVYPCSPELFRALVEISHRYATPNKLRWMFDDYCYKKPSVIVWIFALSFEMSRGGSHHRIHRLFERALANESLRKSVILWRTYIAYEIDIACNPSAARRIFFRAIHACPWSKKLWLDGFLKLNSVLSAKELSDLQEVMRDKELNLRTDIYEILLQDELVS, from the exons GAACAGAATCAGACCAAGAAGAAGATGATTCAAGTCCACAAAGGCCCCAACTAAAGCCGCCACCATCATCCGCTTCTTAtgagttacttgaagaagaagaagaagaagtatatTCTCATTCCGATTCTGATGTTGATAGTGGTAGTGAGAGAAAGACgaagaagagaaaggaaaaaccctacaagaaaaagaaaaataggaGGAAGAGATCCAGAGGTGAGGATGCTGATGTTCATGTCGGTTCCAGAAAGTCGAATGTTAGGGCTTGGGCCGATTCCCATACTAAACCTGCtaaagattattactttgattctCATGGAGATGCTGATAATTTGGTCTACGGCTCTCTTTACAG AATGGATGTTCCCCGCTATAAACCTTATAATCACACAAAACTATCTGCTATGGATTTTCATGGTCTGTACCGGTTCAATAGGAGGAGTGCTATGTTCGATAGAGATGATGATATTGATGCATTGGACGTTAAACTAAAATCAAATGGTCGTTATTGGTCTGGAAAGTATGCAGCTCTGGAATTCCAAAAGAACTTAAAGCGCCTTCGGCTTGTTGCACCCAAGCAGCATGTGCTCGATGGTTCGGATGATTACATTCCTTTTTCAGATACCAAATTATCCCAAGAAGGTGTTCATCGTGGTTCAATCTCAAAAGCTTCACTTGTTGAAGAATCTTGGGAAGATGAAGTGCTACGCAAGAGCCGGGAGTTTAACCAGTTAACCAGGGAGAACCCTCATGATGAAAAAGTGTGGTTAGATTTTGCAGAGTTTCAAGACAGGGTTGCAAAAATGCAACCCCAGAAAGGTGCTCGCTTGCAGATGCTTGAGAAGAAGATTAGCATATTGGAAAAGGCTGTTGAGCTTAACCCGGATAATGAGGAACTGTTACTTTGCCTTCTGAAGGCTTACCAGAGCAGGGACAGCACTGATATGCTAATTGGCCGATGGGAAAAGGTACTTATGGGTCATTCAGGCAGTTCCAAGTTGTGGAAGGAGTATTTGCATGTTGTTCAAGGGGAATTCTCCAGATTTAAGGTTTCAAATATGAGAAAAATTTATGCACATGCAATTCAAGCTCTATCAACTGCATGCAGCAAGCAGTTTAGGCAG GTTTATCAAAATGCAAAAGCTTCTTCTCTGGATCCTGCTATAGTTCAGCTAGAACTGGGTCTGGTTGATGTATTTCTTAGTCTTTGTAGGTTTGAATGGCAGGCTGGATACCAGGAGTTGGCCACTGCTTTATTTCAGGCTGAAATTGAATTTAGTTTGTTTTGTCCTTCATTACTACTAAGTGAACATAGTAAACTGAGATTGTTTGAGCACTTTTGGAATGGCAATGGCCCAAGGGTTGGAGAAGAAGGGGCTGTTGGTTGGTCCTCTTGGTTGGAGAAAGAGGAAGAAACTAGGCAAAAGACACTGAAAGAGGAGGAGACTTTGCATGACGATGAGAGAGGTGGTTGGACTGGCTGGTCTGAACCACTGCCGAAATTCACCGAAACTGATAAAAGCCCAGCAAATGCAACTGATGATAATGTAGCCTCTGAGGAATTGCAAGATGAatttgagaacgaagaaataaagCAGGAAGATGACACTGAGGCATTGCTAAAACAACTTGGCATTGATGTGGACACTGGGCCTAACAGTGATATTAAAAACACTTCAACCTGGATTAGATGGTCTGAAGAAGAGTCCTTGCGAGATTGTAAACAATGGATGCCTGTTCACGGAGAATCTG ATGGGATATCTCAGAGTATTGGGACACCAGATAGAGAAGACGATGAACAATTTTTGAGAGTCATATTATTTGAAGATGTCAGTGAATACCTGTTTTCATTAAGATCAGAAGAGGCGCGCTTATCTCTAATATGTCAGTTTATTGAATTCTTTGGTGGGGACGTGTCCAAGTG GATTTGCACAAACAGTTCAAGTTGTACTGAGCAAATCCTTAGCATGGAAGTGTTGCCAAATTCAATAGTTCGGAATCTGAGTTTAACTGGTAATGGTTTGGTCTTCCTTTTGGGCAACACTAGTGACCATTCCAAGCAGACTGATGTTATGAAGTTTCTTCGCAATGCTATCTTGCTTTGCTTAACTGCTTTTCCTCGGAACCACATATTGGAAGAAGCTGCTCTTGTTGCTGAAGAGTTATCTGTTACGAGAATGGATTCTTCTACTCCATGTCGAGCTCTGGCAAAGTATCTCTTAAAAAGTGATAGACAG GATTTGTTGCTATGTGGAGTTTATGCACAACGAGAAGCTGCTTCTGGTAATATTGACCATGCAAGAAGAGTTTTTGATATGGCATTGTCATCAATTGATGGGCTTCCATTg CATTTACAATCTAATGCTCCCCTTTTATATTTCTGGTATGCTGAGGCAGAACTTGCCAACAGTTATGGGAATACTCAAGAATCGTCACCTAGAGCATTGCACATTCTATCCTGCTTAGGAACTGGACCAAAGTATTATCCATTTGAGCACAAACCATCAGGCCTGCAATTACTGAGAGCACACCAAGGGTTTAAAGAAAAAATGAGAACAGTTCAATCAGCATGGGTACGTGGTGTTGTGGATGATCAGTCTATTGCTCTAATTTGTTCAGCAGCTTTATTTGAAGAGTTGACAACCGGGTGGGCTGCAGGCATTGGAGTTGTAGATGAAGCATTGACTATGGTGCTTCCAG AAAGGAGGCGGCACAGTTACCAACTTGAATTTTTGTTCAATTATTATATGAGGATGCTTTTAAGACATCATAAGCAATCAAGCTCATCGAAACTCTGGGAGTCCATCTCTCAGGGGCTGCAAGTATATCCTTGCAGTCCTGAACTCTTCAGGGCCTTAGTGGAGATCAGCCATCGTTATGCAACACCCAATAAATTGCGGTGGATGTTCGATGATTACTGTTACAA GAAACCTTCTGTTATTGTTTGGATTTTTGCATTGTCTTTTGAGATGAGCAGAGGAGGCTCCCATCACAGAATCCATAGGTTATTTGAAAGAGCATTGGCAAATGAGAGCTTGCGTAAATCGGTCATACTTTGGCGTACTTACATTGCTTATGAAATTGACATAGCATGCAATCCTTCTGCTGCTAGGCGAATTTTCTTCCGAGCTATTCATGCCTGTCCATG gtccaaaaaacTGTGGCTTGATGGTTTTTTAAAATTGAATTCCGTCCTATCTGCGAAGGAGCTGTCTGATCTCCAAGAAGTAATGCGGGATAAGGAATTGAATCTGAGGACAGATATTTATGAGATTCTCTTGCAAGATGAGCTTGTATCATGA